A window of Apodemus sylvaticus chromosome 9, mApoSyl1.1, whole genome shotgun sequence contains these coding sequences:
- the LOC127692828 gene encoding antifreeze protein Maxi-like, which translates to MRLANQLESTDMARSYRTLRRSSLRGLGSGAEQVRVVTWAALSACEESEPGRAWKPRHAVDGQQTPRGAAMISKYVAVAAVAAAVAVAAAVAAAVVAVVAVEAAVAVEAAVAVVAVEAAVVVVAATAAPPAGATGSAAVAVAVAAVAVVAVAVASLCWSTAAAAPAAAPVAVAPVAAAAAVGRAVASRSAAASRSVAARSSAAASSAAGLLASGQVMTIGTDVLATQVANYRKV; encoded by the exons atgaggctcGCCAATCAGCTAGAATCCACAGACATGGCAAGAAGCTACAGGACcctcaggagaagttctctg CGGGGGCTTGGCTCTGGAGCTGAGCAGGTGCGAGTGGTTACGTGGGCTGCTCTGAGCGCCTGTGAGGAGAGCGAGCCTGGGCGAGCTTGGAAGCCACGCCATGCGGTGGATGGGCAGCAGACACCCAGAGGTGCCGCTATGATAAGCAAGTATGTG GCTGTGGCGGCTGTGGCAGCTGCGGTGGCTGTGGCGGCTGCGGTGGCTgcggctgtggtggctgtggtggctgtggaggCTGCGGTGGCTGTGGAGGCTgcggtggctgtggtggctgtggaggCTGCGGTGGTTGTGGTGGCTGCAACAGCTGCACCACCTGCAGGTGCTACCGGGTCggctgctgtggctgtggctgtggctgctgtggctgTGGTTGCTGTGGCTGTTGCAAGCCTGTGCTGGtctactgctgccgccgctcctgCTGCCGCTCCTgtggctgtggctcctgtggctgcggctgcggctgTGGGAAGGGCTGTTGCCAGCAGAAGTGCTGCTGCCAGCAGAAGTGTGGCTGCAAGAAGCAGTGCTGCTGCTAGCTCGGCTGCTGGCCTCCTGGCCTCAGGGCAGGTGATG actaTTGGAACTGATGTTTTGGCAACACAGGTTGCAAACTACAGAAAAGTCTGA
- the Tm4sf20 gene encoding transmembrane 4 L6 family member 20: protein MTCCEGWTSCNGFSLLVLVLLGVVINCIPLGISLVKADSMSQNPISCYEWWFPGIIGAGLMAIPATTMSLAARKRACCNNKTGMFLSSLLSVITVVGAVYCMLVSLLALLEGPLICNTQANSTVTCEFSLKNLSNFQPESFNLLWFFNDTCVSPTDFKTPTIENMISNWKIPNSDSEEDRHRIFHFSVFMSLLLVGILELLFGLSQILIGFFGCLCGVSQRRNQFV, encoded by the exons ATGACGTGCTGTGAGGGGTGGACATCCTGCAATGGCTTCAGCCTGCTCGTTCTGGTCCTGCTGGGAGTGGTTATCAATTGTATACCCCTGGGTATCAGCTTGGTGAAGGCAGACTCCATGTCTCAAAACCCCATCTCCTGCTATGAATGGTGGTTCCCAGGAATTATAGGAGCGGGTCTGATG GCCATCCCGGCAACAACAATGTCCTTGGCAGCAAGGAAGCGAGCGTGCTGCAATAACAAGACCGGG ATGTTTCTTTCATCGCTCTTAAGTGTGATCACGGTCGTCGGTGCTGTGTATTGCATGTTGGTATCACTCCTGGCTCTCTTGGAAGGTCCTCTAATTTGTAACACTCAGGCCAACAGTACTGTCACTTGTGAATTTTCGTTGAAAAACTTAAG cAATTTTCAACCTGAATCCTTCAATCTGCTGTGGTTCTTCAATGATACTTGTGTTTCTCCGACTGATTTTAAAACCCCCACCATCGAAAACATGATCAGTAACTGGAAAATACCCAACTCCGACTCTGAAGAAGACAGACACAGGATTTTCCACTTCTCAGTATTTATGAGTCTCCTGCTTGTTGGAATCCTTGAGCTCCTGTTTGGGCTCAGTCAGATACTCATTGGTTTCTTTGGCTGTCTGTGTGGTGTCTCTCAGCGACGGAATCAATTTGTATAA